One stretch of Oncorhynchus gorbuscha isolate QuinsamMale2020 ecotype Even-year linkage group LG21, OgorEven_v1.0, whole genome shotgun sequence DNA includes these proteins:
- the LOC124008468 gene encoding insulin receptor substrate 1-like gives MANFTNYQESKAAMLLVETQQRGIGTKPAAANDGDSSVGEPPSPLLNIGGVGASGARFHQHLPPSSHHHYPQSSLPKGQQHPLSHHYQAATEHHLSVENITESPVRKASSSSLNLVQQDPASSHHALAASVNAASAAIQLAANANVSVATSEGVVDDIQKCGYLRKQKHGHKRFFVLRAASHLGLSRLEYYDSEKKFRNSLRSAAAAAANGTVAPSPPKRVIYLYQCFTVNKRADSKNKHLIALYTKDEYFAIVAENEQEQDDWYVALSELMSEGKKGHLDSDELDDGYGTVTPGTVFKEVWQVNVKPKGLGQTKNLTGVYRLCLSTKTIHLVKLNSETPCVNLQLMNIRRCGHSESFFFMEVGRSSSIGPGEIWMQVDDSVVAQNMHETILETMKALKAFAEIRPRSKSQSSGSNPIAFITTRRHLGNLPPSQTGLQRRSRTESVVGTPPSSKSSGASGYRFRTSSEGEGTMNRPFRSVTGSLIHLNTARIHLGRQEGGVGAGNTGSTGVVGRYARALPGSTYHARSASLPVSHFPSTTSPVSVSSSSGHGSVSDTLTRPSSASICGSPSDGGFNSSDEYGSSPGDFRYFRVRSNTPDSLGNTPPIREENCMSDYMAMGWHREVFGAASGGGSSSGSAETPNRDESTSTDDDRSLRRRTHSFTRPGGQGGVAGGNSGVTVYQKMTQTTFSLDESVSVGESLSLGRTDSITQPSSSSSSLRSDYSSCSEHSQGRPPPFSAKEDSGYMPMLCGVAASPCDAPDYMPMQPSSPSLHHHHPQHSHSPQAPRSAQQPTDPRGYMMMLPGGRNSSSPVQASPSSHSSSSNMGLGGGSVSSSGSIVERPENGEYMDMSYSSSGGGGGDAAGGRKFSNEGGYYALSNPEGRDPKSYNYSPYFSLPRSYKAPAAREREQREREQREREQREREQREREQREREQREREQREREQREREQREREQREREQREREQRAHDEYVPMSSPAKPVYSQVATGNVGERGVTTRGVGSGGSDTPHILPHGYPPPPYGVHHQAANGDRRTTPVRPNRLPLGRRSFHGSLRVSEPDAAEVLSSPGEYINIEFGGRYGPPTACPLSAQDGSPSVGSAEQRNSPPHPYPQNQDYMSVEVGGGGDDGGRLAKNKSPRPSLVAPWNPPSYIRPLAAGASVSGAPGSSGARWRTGTDDYTDMTFNLSSGEESRGLRSSPTAMLQHLCLMESCYPPTLTPTSASPPSSSPQLEPIKVVRADPQGRRRHSSETFSSSSTSGGVGATSSSTNPNPSSGSANPSALNVAHLAESSKWTGSGSFDSVWMCVEGVGGDSAGLPARPGPSDLGIASASSVCPPGGRMCRNMSVGYQNGLNYIALELREDRDSNPLPVPQQQQGGTGHGTGVTPNAPQASNLTVPVAEDNRAYGSIDLIKSDRMTSTSKD, from the coding sequence ATGGCAAATTTCACGAATTACCAAGAAAGCAAAGCGGCTATGTTGTTAGTGGAGACGCAACAGAGGGGCATCGGGACAAAACCAGCGGCAGCCAATGATGGAGACAGCTCGGTCGGGGAACCCCCTTCCCCGTTATTGAATATCGGTGGTGTCGGGGCCAGCGGAGCTCGTTTCCATCAGCACTTGCCGCCCTCCAGCCACCATCACTACCCCCAGAGCTCGCTGCCCAAAGGACAACAACACCCGCTGTCGCACCACTACCAGGCGGCGACGGAGCATCATCTCTCTGTTGAAAACATCACGGAGTCCCCGGTAAGGAAAGCCTCGTCATCATCTTTGAACCTGGTACAGCAGGACCCCGCTTCTAGCCACCACGCACTCGCTGCGTCGGTAAACGCGGCGTCGGCCGCGATACAACTAGCCGCGAATGCTAATGTTAGCGTGGCTACCTCAGAAGGTGTAGTGGACGACATTCAGAAGTGTGGCTATCTGCGGAAACAGAAACACGGCCACAAGAGGTTTTTCGTGCTGAGGGCGGCCAGCCACCTAGGCCTCAGTCGGTTGGAGTACTATGACAGCGAGAAAAAATTCCGTAACAGTCTGCGGTCTGCTGCTGCGGCAGCTGCAAACGGTACGGTCGCCCCTTCTCCCCCGAAAAGGGTGATCTATCTGTATCAGTGTTTCACTGTCAACAAACGAGCAGATTCCAAAAACAAACACCTCATAGCCCTCTACACTAAGGATGAATACTTTgctattgtagctgaaaacgaGCAGGAACAAGATGACTGGTATGTAGCGCTGAGTGAACTGATGAGTGAGGGGAAAAAGGGGCATCTAGACTCGGACGAGTTGGATGATGGCTACGGTACCGTCACACCAGGTACGGTTTTCAAAGAGGTGTGGCAGGTGAACGTGAAACCCAAAGGGCTGGGTCAGACCAAGAACCTCACAGGTGTGTATCGTTTATGCCTCTCTACTAAAACTATCCACCTGGTCAAACTAAACTCTGAGACGCCATGTGTCAACCTTCAGCTGATGAACATCAGACGCTGTGGACACTCAGAAAGCTTCTTCTTCATGGAGGTGGGTCGGTCATCCTCTATAGGCCCTGGGGAGATATGGATGCAGGTAGATGACTCTGTAGTGGCCCAGAACATGCATGAGACCATCCTGGAGACCATGAAGGCTCTGAAGGCCTTTGCTGAGATCCGCCCCAGGAGCAAGAGCCAATCTTCTGGCTCCAACCCCATCGCTTTTATCACCACCCGCCGTCACCTAGGTAACCTGCCTCCGAGCCAGACAGGTCTCCAGCGCCGCTCCAGGACTGAGTCGGTGGTTGGGACGCCGCCGTCGAGTAAGAGCTCTGGCGCCAGCGGCTATCGCTTCCGAACATCGAGCGAGGGTGAGGGGACGATGAACCGGCCATTCCGATCCGTTACCGGCAGCCTGATCCACCTGAACACTGCCCGGATACACCTGGGGCGCCAGGAGGGCGGGGTAGGGGCAGGGAATACCGGGAGCACCGGGGTTGTAGGGCGCTACGCCAGGGCACTACCAGGGTCCACCTACCACGCCCGCTCcgcctctctccccgtctcccactttccctccaccacctcccccgTCAGCGTGTCCAGCAGCAGCGGGCATGGCTCCGTCTCCGATACCCTTACCCGGCCCTCCTCAGCGTCCATCTGCGGTTCCCCCTCGGACGGAGGCTTCAACTCCTCAGACGAGTACGGCTCCAGCCCTGGGGACTTCCGCTACTTCAGGGTTCGGAGTAACACACCTGATTCCCTTGGCAACACCCCACCAATCAGAGAAGAGAACTGCATGAGCGACTACATGGCCATGGGCTGGCACCGTGAGGTGTTTGGAGCCGCCAGCGGTGGAGGGAGTAGCTCTGGCAGTGCGGAGACGCCCAACCGGGACGAGAGCACGTCGACGGATGACGACAGGTCCCTGAGGAGACGTACCCACTCATTCACGCGGCCCGGGGGTCAGGGAGGTGTTGCCGGCGGCAACAGTGGTGTGACGGTGTACCAGAAGATGACCCAGACCACCTTCTCGCTGGACGAGTCGGTGTCCGTGGGAGAGTCCCTGTCTCTCGGCCGCACCGACAGCATCACCcagccttcctcctcttcttcttccctccGCTCTGACTACAGCTCCTGCTCCGAGCACAGCCAGGGCCGACCCCCTCCTTTTTCGGCCAAGGAGGACAGCGGCTACATGCCCATGTTGTGTGGGGTGGCAGCCTCACCCTGTGATGCACCGGACTACATGCCTATGCAACCCAGCTCCCCCTCTcttcaccaccaccatccccagcACTCCCACTCTCCCCAGGCCCCCCGCTCAGCCCAACAGCCCACAGACCCCCGTGGCTACATGATGATGCTACCAGGGGGGCGGAACTCCTCTTCCCCAGTCCAGGCCTCCCCCAGCTCCcacagcagtagcagtaacatgGGTCTGGGTGGAggtagtgtcagtagttctggTAGTATAGTGGAGCGGCCCGAGAATGGAGAGTACATGGACATGTCGTACAGCAGTagcggaggaggtggaggggacgCGGCAGGGGGACGGAAGTTCTCCAACGAGGGGGGATACTACGCACTGAGCAACCCTGAAGGGAGAGACCCCAAATCATACAACTACAGCCCCTACTTCTCCCTGCCTCGCTCCTACAAGGCCCCCGctgcgagagagagggaacagagagagagggaacagagagagagggaacagagagagagggaacagagagagagggaacagagagagagggaacagagagagagggaacagagagagagggaacagagagagagggaacagagagagagggaacagagagagagggaacagagagagagggaacagagagcgCATGATGAGTATGTACCCATGAGCTCCCCGGCAAAACCAGTCTACTCCCAGGTTGCTACCGGCAACGTCGGCGAGAGGGGCGTGACGACGAGGGGTGTTGGTAGTGGGGGGTCTGACACCCCTCACATCCTCCCTCACGGCTACCCGCCCCCTCCGTACGGGGTGCACCACCAAGCGGCTAACGGTGACCGTCGGACGACCCCGGTCCGGCCCAACCGCCTCCCCCTAGGGCGCCGCAGCTTCCACGGGTCACTGAGGGTCAGCGAGCCGGACGCCGCTGAGGTACTCTCCAGCCCTGGAGAGTACATCAACATCGAGTTTGGGGGCCGCTACGGACCCCCAACGGCCTGCCCCCTCTCTGCCCAGGATGGCTCACCCTCGGTGGGATCTGCTGAGCAGCGCaactcccctccccacccctatCCTCAGAACCAGGACTATATGAGTGTagaggtggggggtgggggtgatgATGGAGGACGCCTGGCTAAGAACAAGTCTCCCAGACCCTCACTGGTGGCTCCCTGGAACCCACCCAGCTACATCCGACCTCTTGCCGCTGGGGCCTCCGTGAGTGGGGCCCCTGGTTCTTCTGGAGCTCGATGGCGGACGGGGACAGATGACTACACAGATATGACCTTTAACCTCAGCAGTGGTGAGGAGTCGCGGGGGTTACGGAGTAGTCCCACGGCCATGCTGCAGCACCTGTGTTTGATGGAGAGCTGCTACCCCCCCACCTTAACCCCCacctctgcctcccctccctcctccagcccCCAGCTTGAGCCCATCAAGGTGGTACGTGCGGACCCCCAGGGGCGACGCCGACACAGCTCCGAAACGTTTTCCTCATCCTCCACCTCCGGAGGAGTCGGAGCCACAAGCTCCAGCAccaaccccaacccctcctcGGGCTCTGCCAACCCCTCGGCCCTCAACGTAGCTCATCTGGCCGAGAGCTCCAAGTGGACCGGCTCTGGCTCCTTTGacagtgtgtggatgtgtgttgaGGGGGTAGGGGGGGACTCGGCCGGTCTCCCTGCCCGTCCAGGGCCTTCTGATCTGGGCATTGCCTCAGCCTCATCTGTGTGTCCTCCTGGGGGTCGGATGTGCAGGAACATGTCTGTGGGGTATCAGAACGGACTCAACTACATCGCCCTGGAGCTGAGAGAGGACCGGGACTCTAACCCTCTACCCGTACCCCAGCAGCAGCAGGGAGGCACCGGGCATGGTACCGGGGTGACCCCCAACGCCCCCCAAGCCAGTAACCTGACTGTGCCAGTAGCAGAGGACAACAGAGCCTATGGCAGTATAGACTTAATCAAGTCAGACAGGATGACTTCCACGTCCAAGG